The Faecalibacterium prausnitzii genome includes a window with the following:
- a CDS encoding Crp/Fnr family transcriptional regulator encodes MDYHSIFLFQGLTEADIDQMERGRCLRRKAFARRQTIFRTGDTVHEIGIVLRGAVHIESIDLWGSKSILSEVGEGQAFAETYAFCGEPLMVDVLAAADCEVLFLDTAALSRPHAEHSWQDRLLRNLLRVSMKKNLALSRRILCTAPKTVRGRLLTYLSGQAVQAGGMEFDLPFNRQQLADYLNLDRSALSKELCRMRDEGLLTFRKNHFVLRQLPELL; translated from the coding sequence ATGGATTATCACTCGATTTTTCTGTTTCAGGGCCTGACCGAGGCCGACATCGACCAGATGGAACGCGGCCGCTGCCTGCGGCGGAAAGCTTTTGCCCGCCGCCAGACCATCTTTCGCACCGGCGACACCGTGCATGAGATCGGCATCGTGCTGCGGGGTGCCGTCCACATCGAGAGCATCGACCTCTGGGGCAGCAAAAGCATCCTCAGCGAGGTGGGCGAGGGGCAGGCCTTTGCCGAGACCTATGCGTTCTGCGGGGAGCCGCTGATGGTGGATGTCCTCGCGGCGGCAGACTGCGAAGTACTGTTTCTGGACACGGCTGCCCTTTCCCGCCCCCACGCCGAACACAGCTGGCAGGACCGCCTGCTGCGGAATCTGCTCCGTGTCTCCATGAAAAAGAACCTTGCCCTCTCCCGCCGCATCCTCTGCACCGCCCCCAAGACCGTGCGGGGGCGGCTGCTGACCTACCTCTCCGGTCAGGCCGTTCAGGCGGGCGGCATGGAGTTCGACCTCCCCTTCAACCGCCAGCAGCTGGCCGACTACCTCAACCTTGACCGCAGCGCCCTCTCCAAGGAGCTGTGCCGGATGCGGGACGAAGGGCTGCTCACCTTCCGCAAGAACCACTTCGTGCTCCGGCAGCTGCCGGAGCTGCTGTGA
- a CDS encoding ATP-binding protein, with amino-acid sequence MIRKIIHIDEEKCNGCGACVTACHEGAIGLVNGKAKLMRDDYCDGFGDCLPGCPTGAITFEEREAAAYDEQAVLENKQKKAAAAAAPAHSGCPGHQMHQFDRKPAPAPAAGTAMPSQLGQWPCQIKLVPVNAPYFKGAKLLIAADCTAYAYANIHQEFMQGRITLIGCPKLDAVEYSEKLTAILSQNEIRSVTVLRMEVPCCGGLEHAAVTALKNSGKFIPWQVVTFSIDGRILDR; translated from the coding sequence ATGATTCGAAAAATCATTCACATAGACGAGGAAAAGTGCAATGGCTGCGGTGCGTGTGTCACGGCCTGCCACGAAGGGGCCATCGGCCTGGTCAACGGCAAGGCCAAACTCATGCGGGACGATTACTGCGACGGCTTTGGCGACTGCCTGCCCGGCTGCCCCACCGGTGCCATCACCTTTGAGGAGCGCGAGGCTGCGGCGTATGACGAGCAGGCCGTGCTGGAGAACAAGCAGAAAAAGGCCGCTGCCGCTGCTGCCCCGGCACACTCCGGCTGCCCCGGCCACCAGATGCACCAGTTCGACCGCAAACCGGCCCCGGCCCCTGCGGCAGGCACCGCGATGCCCTCTCAGCTGGGCCAGTGGCCCTGCCAGATCAAGCTCGTGCCCGTGAACGCGCCCTACTTCAAGGGGGCAAAGCTGCTCATTGCGGCAGACTGCACGGCCTACGCCTATGCGAACATCCATCAGGAGTTCATGCAGGGCAGGATCACCCTCATCGGATGCCCCAAGCTGGACGCCGTGGAGTACAGCGAGAAGCTGACGGCCATCCTCTCCCAGAACGAGATCCGGAGCGTGACGGTGCTGCGTATGGAGGTGCCCTGCTGCGGCGGCCTCGAACACGCTGCCGTGACGGCCCTGAAGAACAGCGGCAAGTTCATTCCCTGGCAGGTGGTGACCTTCTCCATCGACGGCCGCATCCTGGACCGATAA
- a CDS encoding gamma-glutamyl-gamma-aminobutyrate hydrolase family protein: MRVVIAMPRMSTDPEPTVAQSKYMESLARAGAGMRWVELNDPEQAVQDALTCDGLLLPGGGDMDPKFYGQARIPACGEPNLLRDAAEPLLLRAFLAADKPVLGICRGIQVMNAVLGGDLYQDIKPFEHLPHNDHWAKVHTVTVRRGTLLSRILGQDTVLVNSQHHQAVDRVAPGFTLAALSEDGIVEAIEKPDARFCLGVQWHPEWLSDADPAMQGLFDAFVNACSK; the protein is encoded by the coding sequence ATGCGTGTTGTGATCGCCATGCCGCGGATGAGCACCGACCCGGAGCCGACCGTGGCACAATCCAAATACATGGAAAGTCTGGCCCGCGCCGGAGCCGGGATGCGCTGGGTCGAGCTGAATGACCCCGAACAGGCAGTGCAGGACGCCCTGACCTGCGACGGCCTGCTGCTGCCCGGCGGCGGCGACATGGACCCGAAGTTCTACGGGCAGGCGCGCATCCCCGCCTGCGGCGAGCCGAATCTTCTCCGCGATGCAGCCGAGCCGCTGCTGCTGCGCGCCTTTCTGGCCGCAGACAAACCGGTGCTGGGCATCTGCCGGGGCATCCAGGTCATGAATGCCGTGCTGGGCGGCGACCTGTATCAGGACATCAAGCCCTTCGAACATCTGCCGCACAACGACCACTGGGCCAAAGTCCACACCGTCACCGTCCGCCGGGGCACCCTGCTTTCCCGCATTTTGGGGCAGGACACCGTGCTCGTCAACAGCCAGCACCATCAGGCCGTGGACCGGGTCGCCCCCGGCTTCACCCTCGCCGCGCTGAGCGAGGACGGCATCGTGGAAGCCATCGAAAAGCCGGACGCAAGGTTCTGCCTCGGCGTCCAGTGGCACCCGGAATGGCTCAGCGACGCAGATCCCGCCATGCAGGGTCTGTTCGATGCGTTCGTGAACGCCTGCTCGAAATAA
- a CDS encoding alpha-hydroxy-acid oxidizing protein, producing the protein MDYSDVLSNARQNIGKYCKACPVCNGVACKNQIPGPGAKGVGDTAIRNYNKWADIRVNMDTLCENGTPDTHVELFGKSFRLPFFAGPVGAVNLHYSDAYTDMTYNDVLVRACAENGIAAFTGDGTNPDVMTMATQAIGAAGGCGVPTIKPWNIDTVKAKMDQAKASGCFAVAMDVDAAGLPFLKNMTPPAGSKSVAELKEIVALAGRPFIVKGVMTVKGALKAKEAGAAAIVVSNHGGRVLDQCPATAEVLPEIADALKGSGVKVLVDGGIRSGVDVFKALALGADGVLICRPFVTAVYGGGEEGVKCYIDKIAGELADTMQMCGAHSISEIAREMVRI; encoded by the coding sequence ATGGATTATTCAGACGTTTTGAGCAATGCCCGGCAGAACATCGGCAAGTATTGCAAGGCCTGCCCGGTGTGCAACGGCGTGGCCTGCAAAAACCAGATCCCCGGCCCCGGTGCCAAGGGCGTGGGTGACACAGCCATCCGCAATTATAATAAGTGGGCCGACATCCGGGTCAACATGGACACCCTGTGCGAGAATGGCACCCCCGACACCCATGTGGAGCTGTTCGGCAAGAGCTTCCGCCTGCCCTTCTTCGCAGGCCCGGTCGGCGCGGTGAACCTCCACTACTCGGACGCCTACACCGACATGACCTATAACGATGTGCTGGTCCGCGCCTGCGCGGAGAACGGCATCGCTGCCTTTACCGGCGACGGCACCAACCCCGACGTCATGACTATGGCCACCCAGGCCATCGGCGCGGCAGGCGGCTGCGGTGTGCCCACCATCAAGCCCTGGAACATCGACACGGTCAAGGCCAAGATGGACCAGGCCAAGGCCAGCGGCTGCTTTGCCGTTGCCATGGATGTGGATGCTGCCGGTCTGCCTTTCCTGAAGAACATGACCCCTCCGGCGGGCAGCAAGAGCGTGGCCGAGCTGAAGGAGATCGTTGCACTGGCGGGCCGTCCCTTCATCGTCAAGGGCGTCATGACCGTCAAGGGTGCGCTCAAGGCGAAGGAAGCCGGAGCGGCGGCCATCGTCGTTTCCAACCACGGCGGCCGTGTGCTGGATCAGTGCCCGGCGACGGCAGAAGTCCTGCCGGAGATCGCAGATGCCCTCAAGGGCAGCGGCGTGAAAGTTCTGGTCGATGGCGGCATCCGCTCCGGCGTGGACGTCTTCAAGGCACTGGCTCTGGGCGCGGACGGTGTGCTCATCTGCCGTCCCTTCGTCACGGCGGTCTACGGCGGCGGCGAAGAGGGTGTCAAGTGCTACATCGACAAGATCGCCGGGGAGCTGGCCGATACCATGCAGATGTGCGGGGCACACTCCATCAGCGAGATCGCCCGCGAGATGGTGCGCATCTAA
- a CDS encoding RluA family pseudouridine synthase — MKIVKVKCLAPTRLDNYLMQQFPALNPGRLNKALRENKIKLNGKKQPLSTRVMAGDEIKLFILDEVLDADKRVEGPAWKNARGPAQVIYDCPQILVVNKPAGLAVDGPEDDTLLNRALLYLNQQGEYKENDLYTPALCHRLDTGTSGLVILAKTPEAEQLFLEVIKNREVKKTYLCVTFGRPVPPDGTLGGYLLKDADRGIVKIVEDKQPGAKDVETQYETIAVSGRLALLKVRLITGRTHQIRAHMASIGCPILGDSKYGNNSANRELKLKYQALCAWELALPRFTQPDFADLSGKVFRAPKPWYYQQVLDGTLK, encoded by the coding sequence GTGAAGATCGTAAAAGTAAAATGTCTTGCCCCCACCCGGCTCGACAATTATCTGATGCAGCAGTTCCCGGCGCTGAATCCGGGCCGCCTGAACAAAGCCCTGCGCGAGAACAAGATCAAGCTGAACGGCAAAAAGCAGCCGCTTTCCACCCGCGTGATGGCAGGCGACGAGATCAAGCTGTTCATTCTGGACGAGGTGCTGGACGCCGACAAGCGGGTGGAAGGCCCGGCCTGGAAGAACGCCCGCGGCCCGGCGCAGGTCATCTACGACTGCCCGCAGATCCTGGTGGTGAACAAGCCCGCCGGTCTGGCCGTGGACGGCCCGGAGGACGACACCCTGCTCAACCGCGCGCTGCTCTACCTCAACCAGCAGGGCGAATATAAGGAGAACGACCTCTACACCCCCGCCCTCTGCCACCGGTTGGATACCGGCACCAGCGGTCTGGTCATCCTCGCAAAGACGCCGGAGGCGGAGCAGCTGTTTCTGGAGGTCATCAAGAACCGCGAGGTCAAAAAGACCTATCTCTGCGTCACCTTCGGCCGCCCCGTGCCGCCGGACGGCACCCTCGGCGGCTACCTGCTCAAGGATGCCGACCGCGGCATCGTCAAGATCGTGGAGGACAAGCAGCCCGGTGCTAAGGATGTGGAGACCCAGTATGAGACCATCGCCGTCTCCGGCCGTCTGGCCCTGCTCAAAGTCCGGCTCATCACCGGCCGCACCCACCAGATCCGCGCCCACATGGCCAGCATCGGCTGCCCCATCCTCGGCGACAGCAAGTACGGCAACAATTCCGCCAACCGCGAACTGAAGCTGAAGTATCAGGCCCTCTGCGCCTGGGAGCTTGCCCTCCCCCGCTTCACCCAGCCCGACTTCGCCGACCTTTCCGGCAAAGTCTTCCGTGCCCCGAAACCGTGGTACTACCAGCAGGTGCTGGATGGGACGCTGAAATAA
- the alaS gene encoding alanine--tRNA ligase yields the protein MQWTGLNELREKYLSFFEGKGHLRLDSFPLVPKDDPSLLLINSGMAPMKKWFLAQEEPPRHRVTTCQKCIRTPDIERVGITARHGTFFEMLGNFSFQDYFKEEVIPWAWEFLTSDEWMAIPKDKLHISVYEEDDEAYDIWTKKVGIAPDHMVRLGKEDNFWEHGSGPCGPCSEIYFDRGPEYGCGKPTCGVGCDCDRYMEIWNLVFSQFDADGKGHYERLARPNIDTGMGLERLACVMQGVGNLFEVDTVQSVLHHVEHIAGKTYGANAKDDISIRVITDHIRSCTFMVSDGILPSNEGRGYVLRRLLRRAARHGRMLGISRPFLVELVETVIQSSESAYPELREHDAYIKKVIGTEEANFARTIDAGMTILNNMIDGLEKAHEHLLKGLDVFKLNDTFGFPLDLTKEIAAEQGIDIDEEGFHTEMKKQKERARAERLKKNISGWSEDLFGSLNTEPTVFTGYETLNDTGVVVALSDEETLTDAIATDEQAKEDVLVVLDKTPFYAEMGGQVADHGVLTSADCSLRVLDVKKTPKGYYVHTCVLESGIVKVGDHLTAKVDKEYRMAVCRNHTATHLLQAALREVLGDHVHQAGSYQDGGITHFDFTHFSAVTADELARVEKIVNDRIFDAMDVTVKEMPIDEAKKLGAMALFGEKYGKVVRVVDIEGWSTEFCGGTHVRNTAQIGCFKIVSESSVAAGIRRIEAVTGKNLLLRANKQETMLHTVAAALKANNVAGLPARAEAVMAENKAMSKELDDMKAKIAASKVTSLFDDAEEVGGVKIASAYFTGTSGDTLRGMCDTVRDKAVNPVVAVLVGKAEDKITMAVTVNKMAQEKGLKAGVLVKEISAIAGGKGGGKPDFAMAGLKDENKIDEALAAVKGIVEKQLG from the coding sequence ATGCAATGGACCGGTTTGAACGAACTGCGCGAAAAGTACCTGAGCTTCTTTGAAGGCAAGGGCCACCTGCGCCTCGACAGCTTCCCGCTTGTCCCGAAAGATGACCCCAGCCTGCTGCTCATCAACAGCGGCATGGCCCCGATGAAGAAGTGGTTCCTCGCACAGGAGGAGCCGCCCCGCCACCGCGTGACCACCTGCCAGAAGTGCATCCGCACCCCGGATATCGAGCGCGTCGGCATCACCGCCCGCCACGGCACCTTCTTCGAGATGCTGGGCAACTTCTCTTTCCAGGATTACTTCAAGGAAGAGGTCATCCCCTGGGCATGGGAGTTCCTGACCAGCGACGAGTGGATGGCCATCCCCAAGGATAAGCTCCACATCTCTGTCTACGAAGAGGACGATGAGGCTTACGACATCTGGACCAAGAAGGTGGGCATCGCCCCCGACCACATGGTCCGTCTGGGCAAGGAAGATAACTTCTGGGAGCATGGCTCCGGCCCGTGCGGCCCCTGCTCGGAGATCTACTTCGACCGCGGCCCGGAGTACGGCTGCGGCAAGCCGACCTGCGGTGTGGGCTGCGACTGCGACCGCTATATGGAGATCTGGAACCTGGTATTCAGCCAGTTCGATGCCGACGGCAAGGGCCACTACGAGCGCCTGGCACGGCCCAACATTGATACCGGCATGGGCCTGGAGCGTCTGGCCTGCGTGATGCAGGGCGTCGGCAACCTGTTTGAGGTCGATACCGTCCAGAGTGTGCTGCACCATGTGGAGCACATCGCGGGCAAGACCTACGGTGCCAATGCAAAGGACGACATCTCCATCCGCGTCATCACCGACCACATCCGCAGCTGCACCTTCATGGTGTCCGACGGCATCCTGCCCTCCAACGAGGGCCGCGGCTACGTGCTGCGCCGTCTGCTGCGCCGTGCCGCCCGCCATGGCCGGATGCTGGGCATCAGCCGCCCCTTCCTGGTGGAGCTGGTCGAGACCGTCATCCAGTCCAGCGAGTCTGCTTACCCCGAACTGCGTGAGCACGACGCCTATATCAAGAAGGTCATCGGCACCGAGGAGGCAAACTTTGCCCGCACCATCGACGCCGGCATGACCATCCTGAACAACATGATCGACGGCCTGGAAAAGGCCCACGAGCATCTGCTGAAGGGTCTGGACGTCTTCAAGCTGAACGATACCTTCGGCTTCCCCCTCGACCTGACCAAGGAGATCGCAGCGGAGCAGGGCATCGACATCGACGAGGAAGGCTTCCACACGGAGATGAAGAAGCAGAAGGAGCGCGCCCGCGCCGAGCGTCTGAAGAAGAACATCTCCGGCTGGAGCGAGGACCTGTTCGGCAGCCTGAACACGGAGCCGACCGTCTTCACCGGCTACGAGACCCTGAACGACACCGGCGTCGTGGTCGCCCTGAGCGACGAGGAGACCCTGACCGATGCCATCGCTACCGATGAGCAGGCCAAGGAAGATGTTCTGGTCGTGCTGGACAAGACCCCGTTCTACGCCGAGATGGGCGGCCAGGTGGCCGACCACGGTGTGCTGACCAGTGCAGACTGCTCCCTGCGTGTGCTGGACGTCAAGAAGACCCCCAAGGGCTACTACGTCCACACCTGTGTGCTGGAGAGCGGCATCGTCAAGGTCGGCGACCATCTGACCGCCAAGGTCGATAAGGAATACCGCATGGCCGTCTGCCGCAACCACACGGCTACCCACCTGCTGCAGGCTGCTCTGCGCGAAGTGCTGGGCGACCATGTGCACCAGGCAGGTTCCTATCAGGACGGCGGGATCACCCACTTCGACTTCACCCACTTCAGCGCAGTCACCGCAGACGAGCTGGCCCGCGTGGAGAAGATCGTCAACGACCGCATCTTTGACGCCATGGATGTCACCGTGAAGGAGATGCCCATCGACGAGGCAAAGAAGCTGGGCGCAATGGCCCTGTTCGGCGAGAAGTACGGCAAGGTCGTGCGCGTCGTCGATATCGAGGGCTGGTCCACCGAGTTCTGCGGCGGCACCCATGTCCGGAACACCGCCCAGATCGGCTGCTTCAAGATCGTCAGCGAGTCCTCTGTGGCTGCCGGTATCCGCCGCATCGAGGCCGTGACCGGCAAGAACCTGCTGCTGCGCGCCAACAAGCAGGAAACGATGCTGCACACTGTGGCGGCTGCCCTCAAGGCCAACAATGTGGCCGGTCTGCCTGCCCGCGCCGAGGCTGTCATGGCCGAGAACAAGGCCATGAGCAAGGAGCTGGACGATATGAAGGCGAAGATCGCTGCCTCCAAGGTCACTAGCCTGTTCGACGACGCAGAGGAAGTGGGCGGCGTGAAGATCGCTTCCGCTTACTTCACCGGCACCTCCGGCGACACCCTGCGCGGCATGTGCGATACCGTCCGCGACAAGGCCGTCAACCCTGTGGTGGCCGTTCTGGTCGGCAAGGCCGAGGATAAGATCACCATGGCCGTCACCGTCAACAAGATGGCACAGGAAAAGGGCCTGAAGGCGGGCGTTCTGGTCAAGGAGATCAGCGCCATCGCTGGCGGCAAGGGCGGCGGCAAGCCCGACTTTGCAATGGCCGGTCTGAAGGACGAGAACAAGATCGACGAAGCTCTGGCAGCCGTCAAGGGCATCGTCGAGAAGCAGCTGGGCTGA
- a CDS encoding histidine triad nucleotide-binding protein gives MEDCLFCMIAEGKIPSKKLYEDDQVVAFYDINPQAKVHFLVVPKKHIVSAAALTEEDGALLGHIFAVIAKLAREQGLDNGYRVISNVGEDAGQTVKHLHFHVLGGEKLPV, from the coding sequence ATGGAAGATTGTCTGTTTTGCATGATCGCTGAGGGCAAGATCCCCTCGAAAAAGCTGTACGAGGACGATCAGGTCGTTGCTTTTTACGACATCAACCCGCAGGCGAAGGTGCATTTCCTGGTCGTGCCCAAAAAGCACATCGTTTCCGCCGCTGCGCTGACCGAAGAAGATGGTGCCCTGCTGGGCCACATCTTTGCCGTCATCGCAAAGCTCGCCAGGGAGCAGGGCCTCGACAACGGCTACCGCGTCATCTCCAATGTCGGTGAGGACGCCGGCCAGACCGTGAAGCACCTGCACTTCCATGTGCTGGGCGGCGAAAAACTGCCCGTCTGA
- a CDS encoding phosphoribosyltransferase family protein yields the protein MAETYTLNVAGLTRELTICKVNDHMDIAAFIMLGDTELTVAAAAELLKKCPEFDILLTAEAKGIPLAHEMSRQSGKPYVCARKGIKLYMKEPVVVEDQSITTAGKQKLVIDRKELDKMNGKRVLVVDDVISTGGSLKALDALAEQTKCTIVGQAAVLAEGDAAERKDIIFLEPLPLFLH from the coding sequence ATGGCTGAAACCTATACGCTGAACGTCGCGGGCCTGACCCGTGAACTGACCATCTGCAAGGTCAATGACCACATGGACATCGCTGCTTTCATCATGCTGGGCGATACCGAACTGACCGTGGCCGCTGCCGCCGAGCTGCTGAAGAAGTGCCCGGAGTTCGACATCCTGCTCACCGCCGAGGCCAAGGGCATCCCGCTGGCCCACGAGATGAGCCGCCAGAGCGGCAAGCCCTACGTCTGCGCACGCAAGGGCATCAAGCTCTATATGAAGGAGCCGGTCGTCGTCGAGGACCAGTCCATCACCACTGCGGGCAAGCAGAAGCTCGTCATCGACCGCAAGGAGCTGGACAAGATGAACGGCAAGCGGGTGCTGGTCGTGGACGATGTCATCTCCACCGGCGGTTCGCTGAAGGCGCTGGATGCGCTGGCCGAGCAGACCAAATGCACCATCGTGGGTCAGGCCGCTGTTCTGGCCGAGGGTGATGCGGCGGAGCGCAAGGATATCATCTTCCTGGAGCCGCTGCCCCTCTTCCTGCACTAA
- a CDS encoding MBL fold metallo-hydrolase yields the protein MEHWHRSGQALLNEISSTRLPASQLAVWAIGQCGFIFKYEDTVVCIDPVLSDLTGPSGSRRCYPAPFAPEALRADLVLCTHGHADHMAKDTLRGLARHPAARFVLPAGCSALATEYGIPADRITTVQEGSILPLGGVTVRAFSAAHPEHILDAGDPGMALGYQLTFGGFTVVHLGDTYLTPHLYETLQALPRPDLLLAPINGQDFFRTQRNCIGNLEAEEAAQLAVRLGAACTIPTHYDMVQGNTVDPLRFAAALRQLDPAACFALPALGERLLFQADAGRKDSSVFSCPPPSSSIQR from the coding sequence ATGGAACATTGGCACCGCAGCGGGCAGGCCCTGCTCAACGAAATTTCATCCACCCGGCTCCCCGCCAGCCAGCTGGCCGTTTGGGCTATCGGCCAGTGCGGGTTCATTTTCAAGTACGAGGACACCGTCGTCTGCATCGACCCGGTGCTCAGCGACCTGACCGGCCCCAGCGGCTCCCGCCGCTGCTACCCGGCCCCCTTTGCGCCGGAGGCACTGCGGGCAGACCTCGTGCTCTGCACCCACGGCCACGCCGACCACATGGCAAAAGATACCCTGCGCGGGCTGGCCCGGCATCCCGCTGCCCGGTTCGTTCTGCCCGCCGGGTGCTCTGCCCTCGCCACCGAATACGGCATCCCGGCAGACCGCATCACAACGGTGCAGGAAGGTTCCATCCTGCCGCTGGGCGGAGTCACCGTCCGGGCCTTTTCCGCCGCCCACCCGGAGCACATTCTGGATGCGGGCGACCCCGGCATGGCGCTGGGGTATCAGCTCACCTTCGGCGGCTTTACGGTCGTGCACCTGGGCGACACCTACCTGACGCCCCATCTGTACGAAACGCTGCAGGCGCTTCCCCGCCCCGACCTGCTGCTGGCCCCCATCAACGGGCAGGACTTCTTCCGCACACAGCGCAACTGCATCGGCAATCTGGAAGCCGAGGAGGCCGCTCAGCTGGCCGTCCGGCTGGGCGCGGCCTGCACCATCCCCACCCATTACGACATGGTGCAGGGCAACACCGTGGACCCGCTGCGGTTCGCTGCGGCCCTGCGTCAGCTGGACCCCGCCGCCTGTTTCGCCCTGCCTGCGCTGGGCGAGCGGCTGCTCTTCCAGGCCGATGCAGGTCGGAAGGACAGCAGTGTTTTCTCCTGCCCGCCGCCGTCCTCGTCCATCCAGCGGTAG